One Micavibrio aeruginosavorus ARL-13 genomic window carries:
- the grxC gene encoding glutaredoxin 3: protein MAKVEIYSGAYCPYCDRAKALLTRKGVPFTEYKVDEDDAKREEMLGRANGRRTIPQIFINDAHIGGCDDLHALDSKGELDQLLSA, encoded by the coding sequence ATGGCAAAAGTCGAGATTTACTCCGGGGCGTATTGCCCGTATTGCGACCGGGCCAAGGCCCTGCTGACCCGCAAGGGCGTCCCCTTCACCGAATACAAGGTGGATGAGGATGATGCCAAGCGCGAGGAAATGCTGGGTCGGGCTAATGGCCGCCGCACCATTCCGCAAATTTTCATCAACGATGCGCATATTGGCGGATGTGATGATCTGCATGCGCTGGATTCGAAAGGGGAGCTGGACCAGCTCTTGTCCGCATGA
- a CDS encoding FAD-dependent monooxygenase encodes MTTKRQAPIKSKTFDVVISGAGVPGLALAALLGRAGLTVAVIDPAPIPAPDDVTDNARTAALMHASVNVLRATGAWDEVARYGAALETLRIVEDSTGKKDRAVTVDFHASDIDLPWFGINMPNDRLRAALGVACHAVPNITFFIPARVADYGADDTGVSIALDDKTQLRARLLIGADGRNSNIRTIAGIECDEFDPGQSAITCLVQHTRPHGHVSTEHHRPGGPFTTVPLPGAHHSSIVWVEYANDADAFMRMRKNEFQQALQDRAGSALGTVTLDSDPTCWPLKIMRAQKLTAPRMALMAEAAHVLHPMGAQGLNLSLRDCAVLAEVIVDAARVGVDIGSRSVLDTYESRRRPDIMTRVAATTGLNKMVSNDFSILRYLRRAGLKTVDSITPLKKFAMNEGVMPGYDDSRLARGENL; translated from the coding sequence ATGACAACAAAACGACAAGCCCCAATAAAATCAAAGACCTTTGATGTTGTTATCAGCGGCGCCGGGGTTCCGGGGCTGGCGCTGGCCGCCCTTTTGGGCCGGGCCGGGCTGACCGTGGCCGTCATCGACCCCGCCCCCATCCCCGCGCCGGATGATGTAACGGATAACGCCCGCACAGCCGCCCTGATGCACGCCTCCGTCAATGTCCTGCGTGCAACCGGGGCTTGGGATGAAGTCGCCCGCTATGGCGCGGCGCTGGAAACATTGCGGATTGTCGAAGACAGCACCGGAAAGAAAGACCGGGCCGTCACCGTTGACTTCCATGCCTCCGACATCGACCTGCCGTGGTTTGGCATCAATATGCCGAATGACCGTTTGCGTGCGGCCTTGGGTGTTGCGTGCCACGCCGTTCCAAACATTACCTTCTTCATCCCCGCCCGCGTTGCCGATTATGGCGCGGATGATACGGGGGTCAGCATTGCGCTGGATGATAAAACACAACTCCGCGCACGCCTGTTGATCGGAGCGGATGGGCGCAATTCGAATATCCGCACCATCGCGGGCATTGAATGTGACGAATTTGACCCGGGGCAAAGCGCCATCACCTGTTTGGTGCAACACACACGCCCACACGGTCATGTATCCACCGAACATCACCGCCCCGGCGGTCCCTTTACCACCGTGCCCCTTCCCGGCGCGCATCATTCCAGCATTGTCTGGGTTGAATATGCGAATGATGCCGATGCGTTCATGCGGATGCGAAAAAATGAATTCCAACAGGCGTTGCAGGACCGCGCCGGTTCCGCGCTCGGCACCGTGACGCTGGACAGTGACCCGACCTGCTGGCCCCTCAAAATCATGCGCGCGCAAAAATTGACCGCGCCGCGCATGGCCCTGATGGCAGAGGCCGCCCACGTTCTGCACCCGATGGGCGCCCAAGGCCTGAACCTCAGCCTGCGCGATTGCGCCGTTCTGGCCGAAGTGATTGTCGATGCCGCGCGCGTCGGGGTCGACATCGGATCGCGCAGCGTTCTGGACACGTACGAATCCCGCCGCCGCCCGGACATCATGACCCGCGTGGCCGCCACCACGGGTCTGAACAAAATGGTCAGCAATGATTTTTCAATCCTGCGATATTTACGCCGCGCCGGGTTGAAAACGGTCGACAGTATTACGCCGCTGAAAAAATTTGCGATGAACGAAGGCGTGATGCCGGGGTATGACGATAGTCGACTGGCGCGTGGAGAAAATTTGTAA
- a CDS encoding ComF family protein translates to MSVLKQCVNALLHGVGRVVDAIFPPRCIISGAIVSAPGQLDPGAWAGLSFIAPPFCRTCGMPFPFTSEGVDDLQCAACLDDPPPFTTARAAVVYDDASRGVILKFKHADHLHAVPVLVPWMMRAGAELWTDADVLVPVPLHRWRLMRRRYNQAALLAHGVAKASGLPCLADGLIRHRATESQGHKRAAERRANVKGAFTVNPRHASAVRGKNVVLIDDVFTTGATVRECAQTLLNAGAARVDVVAVARVSRE, encoded by the coding sequence ATGTCTGTTTTAAAACAGTGTGTTAATGCTCTTCTCCACGGGGTGGGGCGGGTTGTGGATGCAATTTTTCCACCGCGCTGCATCATAAGTGGGGCGATTGTGAGCGCGCCGGGGCAATTGGACCCGGGGGCCTGGGCGGGTTTATCTTTCATCGCGCCGCCTTTTTGCCGAACCTGTGGCATGCCGTTTCCGTTCACGTCCGAGGGGGTGGATGACCTGCAATGCGCGGCCTGTCTGGACGACCCACCACCTTTTACCACGGCCCGGGCGGCGGTGGTGTATGACGATGCCAGCCGGGGTGTCATTCTGAAATTCAAACATGCCGACCATCTGCACGCGGTTCCCGTTCTGGTGCCATGGATGATGCGGGCGGGGGCGGAATTGTGGACGGATGCCGATGTGCTGGTGCCTGTGCCATTGCATCGCTGGCGGTTGATGCGGCGACGGTATAATCAGGCGGCCTTGCTGGCGCACGGTGTGGCGAAGGCATCGGGCTTGCCGTGTCTGGCCGATGGGCTGATCCGTCACCGCGCAACGGAATCGCAGGGGCATAAACGCGCCGCCGAACGCCGCGCGAATGTGAAGGGCGCGTTTACGGTCAATCCCCGTCATGCGAGTGCGGTGCGCGGGAAAAATGTTGTTCTGATTGATGATGTGTTTACGACCGGGGCTACGGTGCGCGAATGTGCGCAAACGTTATTGAACGCTGGTGCTGCGCGGGTGGACGTTGTGGCCGTGGCGCGGGTGAGCCGAGAGTAA
- a CDS encoding class I SAM-dependent methyltransferase, which yields MAGVKKRTLRDGHKKALGLDQDDSVRATRQQPKPKIPDSNPLQDRYQRLAHLPDATVRRAWFTLAHLMVQPGSTILDLGCGGGKLTYAMAVLAPDMKFIGMDTDTRGIQSAIKTWDAPNLEFQNGPIDNPAAAGIGPVDAIINCFTLHEIYSRNAFHDRPVVQALENQFALLKPEGLMLIRDYAKPDPDGYVLMEMPDVRSTGEELHELSEADLLVWFSEHASPNGDPGCAGFFIEELPPRFPRTRLFRLPHKWAYEFIMRKDDLSSWESNLPKEFTFFTQREYRKALRSLGARVYYSAPHWNDEYVKNRFEGHFRLYGEDGKPLGPPPTSFIAVAQKVGERRSLRLQERRPSSKTGSSLRVQAMRNDNDGRLVDIVTRDINITEILPYRVTENGELNIFVHHGVPRGIVNAVPRMGQDLDGKKWSGHMTEAIAVETETVTHIGPDDVKGAALFARDMLGLKPMPNRVMEKGPAVYPAPDYIDERIDTLYLEVESSSATLEPKVINADIAGFLSRGKIVEISAQSILNGIAVGMIPNARMEIQILALYQRLGMKAESWSECPLILEEADVPITDVHDLMAKMTETDGRYRATRGSAGQLRPVQSIFVDEGQINGGVAGLAARDMDFIIADDQTENIAIVMPLLRSHSGEVLAGYTTEFLPVPQRYKGNGLTVTVPSIPLPRDIRSMDDARHYIADYMKVKPEHVARMGESFFLHMGLTPRRVYPFVMSGPFGQTKGQIHGTTNYSPLKDLWKLMYWDNSKSFAKIMSQSYKSLCHDSDMSPVFSFSKKMAESYGKSPMSAHATDMRGLGGGSSTSGDNNGGSDSAAGSGDTPSGALLQDQPQQNDTTQQKRIERREKARDQNEKKPIIK from the coding sequence ATGGCAGGCGTGAAGAAACGCACATTGCGGGACGGACACAAGAAAGCCCTCGGGCTGGACCAAGACGACTCCGTCCGCGCCACGCGCCAACAGCCCAAACCCAAAATCCCCGATTCCAATCCGTTGCAGGATCGTTACCAGCGTCTGGCCCACCTGCCCGATGCCACGGTCCGCCGCGCCTGGTTTACCTTGGCTCACTTGATGGTCCAGCCGGGCTCGACGATCCTCGATCTGGGCTGTGGTGGCGGCAAGTTGACCTATGCCATGGCCGTGCTGGCGCCGGATATGAAATTTATCGGCATGGATACCGATACACGTGGCATTCAATCCGCGATCAAAACATGGGATGCACCCAATCTGGAATTCCAGAATGGACCGATTGATAATCCCGCCGCCGCTGGTATCGGCCCGGTCGACGCGATTATCAATTGCTTCACCCTGCACGAAATTTATTCGCGCAACGCATTCCATGACCGCCCGGTTGTGCAGGCGCTGGAAAATCAATTTGCCTTGTTAAAGCCCGAAGGCCTTATGCTGATCCGCGATTACGCGAAACCGGACCCGGATGGTTACGTCCTGATGGAAATGCCGGATGTACGCAGCACGGGCGAAGAATTGCATGAATTGTCCGAAGCCGATTTGCTGGTCTGGTTCTCTGAACATGCCAGCCCGAACGGCGACCCCGGTTGCGCCGGATTCTTCATCGAAGAGTTGCCGCCGCGCTTCCCGCGCACGCGCCTGTTCCGCCTGCCGCACAAATGGGCGTATGAATTCATTATGCGCAAGGATGATTTGAGCAGCTGGGAAAGCAACCTGCCCAAGGAATTTACATTCTTCACCCAACGCGAATATCGCAAGGCCCTGCGCTCGCTCGGCGCGCGCGTGTATTACTCCGCGCCGCATTGGAACGATGAATATGTGAAGAACCGCTTCGAAGGTCACTTCCGCCTGTATGGCGAAGATGGCAAACCGCTCGGGCCGCCGCCGACCAGCTTTATCGCCGTCGCGCAAAAAGTTGGCGAACGCCGGTCCCTGCGCCTGCAGGAACGCCGCCCGTCATCGAAAACCGGATCGTCCCTGCGCGTGCAGGCGATGCGGAATGACAATGATGGCCGCTTGGTTGATATCGTTACACGCGATATCAACATCACCGAAATTCTGCCCTATCGCGTCACGGAAAATGGCGAGCTGAACATCTTCGTTCATCACGGCGTTCCGCGCGGCATCGTAAATGCCGTTCCGCGGATGGGTCAGGATTTAGACGGTAAAAAATGGTCCGGCCACATGACCGAGGCGATCGCCGTTGAAACCGAAACCGTCACCCATATCGGACCGGACGATGTGAAGGGCGCGGCCTTGTTCGCACGCGATATGCTGGGCCTGAAACCCATGCCGAACCGCGTGATGGAAAAGGGTCCGGCCGTCTACCCCGCCCCCGATTACATTGATGAACGCATCGACACGCTGTATCTGGAAGTTGAAAGCTCCAGTGCGACATTGGAACCAAAGGTCATCAATGCGGATATTGCGGGATTCTTAAGCCGCGGCAAAATTGTTGAAATCAGCGCGCAGAGCATTCTGAACGGCATCGCCGTTGGCATGATTCCGAACGCACGAATGGAAATTCAAATCCTGGCCCTGTACCAGCGGTTGGGGATGAAGGCCGAAAGCTGGTCCGAATGCCCGTTGATTTTGGAAGAAGCCGATGTGCCCATCACCGATGTGCATGATCTGATGGCCAAGATGACCGAAACCGATGGCCGCTACCGCGCCACACGCGGCAGCGCCGGTCAATTGCGCCCGGTTCAATCGATTTTTGTGGATGAAGGCCAGATCAATGGCGGCGTGGCCGGCCTTGCCGCCCGCGACATGGACTTCATTATTGCCGACGATCAGACGGAAAACATCGCCATTGTGATGCCGCTGCTGCGCAGCCATTCGGGCGAGGTTCTGGCCGGATACACCACCGAATTCCTGCCCGTGCCACAGCGGTACAAGGGCAACGGCCTGACCGTCACGGTCCCCAGCATCCCCCTGCCCCGCGACATTCGCAGCATGGATGATGCCCGCCACTACATCGCCGATTATATGAAGGTCAAACCAGAACACGTCGCACGCATGGGCGAAAGCTTCTTCCTGCACATGGGTCTGACGCCGCGCCGCGTGTACCCGTTCGTCATGTCCGGTCCGTTCGGCCAGACCAAGGGGCAAATTCACGGCACGACCAATTATTCGCCGCTGAAAGATTTGTGGAAGCTGATGTATTGGGACAATTCCAAAAGCTTCGCCAAGATCATGTCCCAATCCTATAAATCGCTGTGCCACGACAGTGACATGAGCCCTGTTTTCTCATTCTCGAAGAAAATGGCCGAATCCTATGGCAAGAGCCCGATGTCCGCCCACGCCACCGATATGCGTGGATTGGGTGGCGGATCATCAACATCCGGCGACAACAATGGCGGCAGCGACAGCGCCGCTGGCAGTGGCGACACACCATCCGGGGCCTTGTTACAGGATCAACCGCAACAAAACGACACCACCCAGCAAAAACGGATAGAACGTCGCGAAAAAGCCCGCGACCAGAACGAAAAGAAACCGATCATAAAATAG
- a CDS encoding methyltransferase domain-containing protein translates to MTAPSSKPINDMAVFDRDRVRANRDRAASFMMDGHNFLHNHAMAVLADRIMDVKRTFDTVIQIGAGPSIDALDTPIQSGRMASPFIADLSTGLLNNHSGPRVQMDEEFLPFAPETLDLILAPLGLHAVNDLPGALLQIRKSLKPDGLFLGAMLGGETLYELRACLQDAEMTVRGGISPRIAPFADKPQMGGLLQRAGFALPVVDSEIITVTYSDMFALMRDIRKMGEGNAIARRDTRNPGRTMMMEAAKLYAERFADPDGRIRASFEIIYLIGWSPHDSQQKPLRPGSAKIRLADALSTKEIGAGEPTPTS, encoded by the coding sequence ATGACGGCTCCATCATCAAAGCCCATCAACGACATGGCCGTCTTTGACCGTGACCGCGTCCGCGCCAACCGCGACCGCGCGGCATCGTTTATGATGGACGGGCATAACTTCCTGCACAATCACGCCATGGCCGTTTTGGCCGACCGGATTATGGATGTGAAACGCACATTCGACACCGTGATCCAGATTGGTGCCGGACCATCGATTGATGCGTTGGATACCCCCATTCAGTCGGGCCGCATGGCATCGCCCTTTATCGCCGATTTATCGACCGGGCTCCTGAACAACCATTCCGGCCCGCGCGTGCAAATGGACGAGGAATTTTTGCCCTTCGCCCCCGAAACATTGGACCTAATCCTTGCGCCATTGGGATTGCACGCCGTCAATGACCTGCCCGGTGCCTTGCTGCAAATCCGCAAAAGCCTGAAACCCGATGGGTTGTTTTTGGGCGCGATGCTGGGTGGTGAAACACTATATGAATTACGCGCCTGCCTGCAGGATGCGGAAATGACCGTGCGCGGCGGGATCAGTCCGCGCATCGCCCCCTTTGCCGACAAACCGCAAATGGGCGGATTACTTCAACGCGCGGGCTTTGCCCTGCCCGTTGTGGATTCCGAAATCATCACCGTCACCTATTCCGATATGTTCGCCTTGATGCGCGACATTCGCAAAATGGGTGAAGGCAACGCCATCGCCCGCCGTGATACACGCAACCCCGGCCGCACCATGATGATGGAAGCCGCAAAATTGTATGCCGAGCGTTTTGCCGATCCAGATGGCCGCATCCGCGCCAGCTTTGAAATCATCTACCTGATCGGCTGGTCCCCGCATGACAGCCAGCAAAAGCCCCTGCGCCCCGGCAGTGCGAAAATCCGCCTGGCCGATGCGCTGTCGACAAAAGAAATCGGGGCTGGCGAACCAACCCCGACATCGTAA
- a CDS encoding GMP reductase, whose translation MRIEEDLKLDFKDVLIRPKRSTLASRRDVDIRRDYDFKWSKKSFHGIPVIAANMDGVGTMAMARAFHVQGDGLTVALHKHYALDQLVEFFGTAESANAWYSIGVSEKDQEKLEEFLKTPAGAKLDRLCIDVANGYSQPFVDFIKRMRDKLPTTTIMAGNVVTGEMTEELILSGADVVKVGIGPGSVCTTRKMTGVGYPQLSAIIECADAAHGLGGLVCGDGGCTVPGDLAKAFGAGSDFVMLGGMLAGHDQCEGDVVDEDGHKFVTFYGMSSDTAMKKHVGGVAKYRASEGKTVRVPYRGDVTESLQDILGGIRSACTYVGATKLKELSKRTTFVRVGQQINNIFGQS comes from the coding sequence ATGCGTATCGAAGAAGATCTGAAGCTGGATTTCAAAGACGTTTTGATCCGTCCGAAACGGTCCACGTTGGCCAGCCGCCGCGATGTTGATATTCGCCGCGACTATGATTTCAAATGGAGCAAAAAATCATTCCATGGCATTCCGGTGATTGCCGCAAACATGGATGGCGTTGGCACGATGGCGATGGCCCGCGCATTCCACGTCCAGGGTGATGGCCTGACCGTGGCGCTGCATAAACATTATGCGTTGGACCAGCTGGTTGAATTTTTTGGCACGGCTGAATCCGCAAACGCATGGTACAGCATCGGCGTGAGCGAAAAGGACCAGGAAAAACTGGAAGAATTCCTGAAAACCCCTGCGGGCGCGAAGCTGGACCGTTTGTGCATTGACGTTGCCAACGGCTATTCCCAACCGTTCGTTGATTTCATTAAGCGCATGCGCGACAAATTGCCGACCACGACCATTATGGCGGGCAACGTTGTAACGGGTGAAATGACCGAGGAACTGATCCTGTCCGGTGCGGATGTGGTGAAGGTTGGCATTGGCCCGGGCAGTGTTTGCACGACGCGTAAAATGACCGGTGTTGGGTATCCGCAGTTGTCCGCCATTATCGAATGCGCCGATGCGGCGCACGGTTTGGGCGGTCTGGTGTGCGGTGATGGTGGTTGCACGGTGCCGGGTGATTTGGCCAAAGCATTTGGTGCGGGCTCCGATTTCGTGATGTTGGGCGGTATGCTGGCCGGGCACGATCAATGCGAAGGTGATGTGGTGGATGAAGACGGCCACAAATTCGTAACCTTCTATGGCATGAGCAGTGACACAGCGATGAAAAAGCACGTCGGTGGCGTTGCCAAATATCGCGCGAGCGAAGGTAAAACCGTGCGTGTTCCGTATCGCGGGGATGTGACCGAGTCGTTGCAGGATATTCTGGGCGGGATTCGCTCGGCCTGTACCTATGTCGGTGCGACCAAGCTGAAGGAATTGTCAAAACGCACGACATTCGTGCGTGTGGGCCAGCAAATTAACAATATTTTCGGCCAAAGCTGA
- a CDS encoding DUF1192 domain-containing protein, whose amino-acid sequence MFDDDLEPRKKPGGQKKNLEPLSIEELHTYISDLKSEIERAESEIKRKVAVRDVASSFFKN is encoded by the coding sequence ATGTTTGATGATGATCTCGAGCCCCGGAAAAAACCCGGCGGCCAGAAGAAGAACCTGGAGCCCCTCTCGATCGAGGAGCTGCACACTTATATCTCCGATCTTAAATCCGAAATTGAACGGGCCGAAAGCGAAATCAAGCGCAAGGTTGCTGTGCGCGATGTCGCGTCGTCCTTCTTTAAAAACTGA
- a CDS encoding NAD(P)H-quinone oxidoreductase: MQQNMKAVEIQGFGAPDVLKIASRPVPNPVSGEVLVRVMAAGVNRPDLLQRMGKYPPPPGVSDIPGLEIAGEIVESHHPDWGVGDRVCALLAGGGYAEYAVVPGGQCLPVPHGLNMVQAAALPETAFTVWNNVFVRGHLKADETVLIHGGSSGIGTTAIQMAKALGARVVITAGNDDKCAACIKLGADIAINYKTQDFVAEIAKIGGVDVILDMVGGDYVPRNLDCLKLDGRHVSIASLNGAKAEIDIRTIMQKRIIMTGSTLRPRSVEEKSSLAHGLRTNIWPLIEAGKITPLIHATFPLADAAKAHALLESGNMAGKIVLET, from the coding sequence ATGCAACAAAACATGAAAGCCGTTGAAATTCAGGGGTTTGGCGCCCCCGATGTTCTGAAAATCGCATCCCGCCCGGTGCCAAACCCGGTTTCGGGGGAGGTTTTGGTCCGTGTCATGGCCGCCGGGGTCAATCGCCCGGACCTGCTTCAACGCATGGGAAAATACCCGCCCCCACCCGGGGTCAGCGATATTCCGGGGCTGGAAATTGCGGGCGAGATTGTTGAAAGCCACCACCCCGATTGGGGCGTGGGCGACCGGGTTTGCGCCCTGCTCGCCGGGGGTGGTTACGCCGAATATGCGGTTGTGCCGGGCGGGCAATGCCTGCCCGTTCCACATGGATTGAATATGGTTCAGGCCGCCGCCCTGCCCGAAACCGCCTTTACCGTGTGGAACAACGTATTCGTGCGCGGGCATTTAAAGGCGGACGAAACAGTGTTGATCCATGGCGGATCATCCGGGATTGGCACCACCGCCATTCAAATGGCCAAAGCATTGGGCGCACGCGTTGTCATCACCGCTGGCAATGATGATAAATGCGCCGCCTGCATCAAACTGGGCGCGGATATTGCCATCAATTACAAGACACAGGATTTCGTTGCCGAAATTGCAAAAATCGGTGGCGTTGATGTCATCCTCGATATGGTCGGGGGCGATTATGTGCCGCGCAATCTGGATTGCCTGAAACTGGATGGTCGCCATGTCAGTATTGCCAGCCTGAACGGCGCGAAGGCCGAAATCGACATCCGCACCATCATGCAAAAGCGTATCATCATGACCGGGTCCACATTGCGTCCGCGCAGCGTGGAGGAAAAATCATCCCTCGCCCACGGATTGCGCACCAATATCTGGCCATTGATCGAAGCCGGGAAAATAACCCCCTTGATCCACGCCACATTCCCCCTGGCCGATGCGGCGAAGGCCCACGCCCTGCTGGAATCCGGGAATATGGCCGGGAAAATCGTGCTGGAAACCTAA
- a CDS encoding DUF1013 domain-containing protein: protein MAEKHVVSGLLMPKATAVWMIENTLLTFGQIADFTGLHEIEIQALADEEVGRGIVGRNPVENHELTQDELDKATADSNYRMKMARTDLPTVKLRAKGPRYTPVSKRADKPDAIAYILKHHPEISDAQICKLVGTTKPTIDAVRTRSHPNSANLRPRHPVDLGLCTYAELEGALKKGLKAAGKDTSEIEAQKQKMYESQEKDESADNSSGFDFSNFVNKTGTDNNSGE, encoded by the coding sequence ATGGCTGAAAAACACGTTGTATCCGGCTTGCTGATGCCGAAGGCGACCGCCGTATGGATGATTGAAAACACTCTGCTGACCTTCGGCCAGATTGCCGATTTCACCGGTCTGCACGAAATTGAAATTCAGGCTCTGGCCGACGAAGAAGTGGGCCGCGGCATTGTTGGCCGTAACCCGGTCGAAAACCATGAGCTGACCCAGGACGAACTGGACAAAGCCACGGCGGATTCCAACTACCGCATGAAAATGGCCCGCACCGACCTGCCGACCGTGAAACTGCGCGCCAAGGGCCCGCGCTACACCCCGGTATCCAAACGCGCCGACAAACCGGATGCGATTGCTTATATCCTGAAACACCACCCGGAAATCAGCGATGCGCAAATCTGCAAACTGGTTGGTACGACGAAGCCGACGATTGATGCCGTGCGCACCCGGTCCCACCCGAACAGCGCGAACCTGCGCCCGCGTCACCCGGTTGATCTGGGCCTGTGCACCTATGCCGAACTGGAAGGCGCTTTGAAAAAGGGATTGAAAGCCGCCGGTAAAGACACCAGCGAGATCGAAGCCCAGAAACAGAAAATGTACGAAAGCCAGGAAAAAGACGAAAGCGCGGACAATTCATCCGGTTTCGATTTCTCCAACTTCGTCAACAAGACGGGCACGGATAACAATTCCGGCGAATAA
- a CDS encoding YdcH family protein, which yields MSQERELSGAMKSRLEALQTRHAQICRRLDEAYKHPAFTDSEARRLKTEKLRLKDEMEELRQAS from the coding sequence ATGTCGCAAGAACGTGAATTGTCCGGTGCAATGAAAAGCCGTCTGGAAGCCCTGCAAACGCGCCACGCGCAGATTTGTCGCAGGCTGGACGAGGCGTATAAGCACCCGGCCTTCACTGATAGCGAGGCGAGACGGTTAAAAACCGAGAAACTGAGATTGAAGGATGAGATGGAGGAGCTGAGGCAAGCGTCCTGA
- the amaB gene encoding L-piperidine-6-carboxylate dehydrogenase, with the protein MRNVTQINDSKAEVARILSALGVADKAFNGGDLKVCSPVDGAVIGMVPQHKTSDVEKAIKVSQAAFEQWKTVPAPVRGEFVRLLGMELRTVKDDLGRLVTLECGKILSEGLGEVQEMIDICDFAVGLSRQLYGLTIQSERPGHHMRETWHPLGTVGVITAFNFPVAVWAWNAALAFVCGDPVIWKPSEKTPLTAIACQAVFDRAVKAFRAAGHTIPDGLNQVLVGGRDVGRALVEHHDVPLVSATGSVPMGRAVAEVVAKRLGRSLLELGGNNAMIVAPSADLDMAVRAILFGAVGTAGQRCTSLRRLIVHESVRDRLLESLTKAYGSLRVGNPLETGTLVGPLIDEASFTAMQSALKNAGAQGGKVLVGGDRVSDGIMGGGYYVRPALVSMPGQSDVVKQETFAPILYVMTYKDMKDAVALQNGVPQGLSSCIFTMDVREAESFLSAAGSDCGIANVNIGPSGAEIGGAFGGEKETGGGRESGSDAWKTYMRRQTQTVNYSSALPLAQGVVFDL; encoded by the coding sequence ATGCGAAATGTTACACAAATCAATGACAGCAAAGCCGAAGTGGCGCGGATTTTGTCCGCGCTGGGCGTTGCGGACAAGGCTTTTAACGGCGGCGATCTGAAAGTTTGCTCGCCGGTGGATGGGGCCGTGATCGGCATGGTGCCCCAGCACAAAACATCCGATGTCGAAAAGGCGATCAAGGTTTCGCAAGCTGCCTTTGAACAATGGAAAACGGTTCCGGCCCCGGTGCGTGGCGAATTTGTGCGCCTGCTGGGTATGGAATTGCGCACCGTGAAGGACGATCTGGGCCGCCTGGTCACGCTGGAATGCGGCAAGATCCTGTCCGAAGGGCTGGGCGAAGTGCAGGAGATGATCGATATTTGCGATTTCGCCGTCGGTCTGTCACGCCAGCTTTACGGTCTGACCATCCAATCTGAACGTCCGGGCCACCATATGCGTGAAACCTGGCACCCGCTGGGCACTGTCGGCGTGATTACGGCGTTTAACTTCCCTGTGGCTGTGTGGGCATGGAATGCCGCGCTGGCGTTTGTTTGCGGCGATCCGGTGATCTGGAAGCCGTCTGAAAAAACACCGTTGACGGCGATTGCGTGTCAGGCCGTGTTTGACCGCGCGGTGAAGGCCTTCCGTGCGGCGGGCCATACCATTCCCGATGGTTTGAATCAGGTCTTGGTCGGTGGCCGTGACGTGGGCCGGGCTTTGGTCGAACACCACGATGTTCCGCTGGTCAGTGCAACGGGCAGTGTGCCGATGGGCCGCGCCGTGGCAGAAGTGGTGGCGAAACGCCTGGGCCGTTCCTTGCTAGAGCTGGGCGGAAACAACGCAATGATCGTGGCGCCGAGCGCCGATCTGGATATGGCGGTTCGCGCCATTCTGTTCGGGGCTGTGGGCACAGCGGGGCAGCGTTGCACGTCCCTGCGTCGTTTGATCGTGCATGAAAGCGTGCGTGATCGTTTGCTGGAATCCTTGACCAAGGCCTATGGCTCTCTGCGCGTGGGCAACCCGCTGGAAACCGGAACGCTGGTTGGGCCGCTGATCGACGAAGCATCATTCACCGCCATGCAATCCGCATTGAAAAATGCAGGCGCGCAGGGTGGCAAGGTACTGGTCGGCGGCGATCGTGTCAGCGATGGCATCATGGGTGGTGGCTATTACGTTCGTCCGGCTTTGGTCTCCATGCCGGGGCAGAGTGATGTGGTGAAGCAAGAAACCTTTGCACCGATCCTGTATGTCATGACGTATAAGGACATGAAGGATGCGGTCGCGTTGCAAAACGGCGTGCCGCAAGGTCTTTCGTCCTGCATCTTCACGATGGATGTGCGCGAAGCGGAAAGCTTCCTGTCCGCTGCGGGCAGTGATTGCGGGATTGCCAACGTCAATATCGGGCCGAGCGGCGCGGAAATTGGCGGTGCGTTCGGCGGTGAAAAAGAAACGGGCGGTGGCCGCGAAAGCGGTTCCGATGCGTGGAAAACCTATATGCGCCGACAAACGCAAACGGTGAACTATTCCAGCGCATTGCCGTTGGCGCAGGGCGTTGTGTTTGATCTGTAA